The proteins below come from a single Gimesia alba genomic window:
- a CDS encoding DUF1559 domain-containing protein, with product MMKRCKGTSQRGFTLIELLVVIAIIAILIALLLPAVQQAREAARRSNCKNNLKQIGLALHNYHETFSIFPPGYVGTGASAQNPNLIAWSTMILPFIDQANLYNQISSSMFHNPGTGGWLNIANVTPAVPATTQAQTVIPFYNCPSDPMGGRNADRKSVTNNYEWGKSNYPAVRNSIYWNTTPSTPVAVTVQASFGNSDKRVRFRDMTDGTSNIIMVGERATLDSPAPASINRYGAIWIGFQVDANSLTGTASSGETSTPGPSTNELINQSSPNAFSSPHVGGCHFLMGDGKVRFISENINGDTYTWLAGINDGRVIGEF from the coding sequence ATGATGAAGAGATGCAAAGGAACCTCACAGCGCGGGTTCACACTGATCGAACTACTTGTCGTAATTGCAATCATTGCGATTCTGATTGCCTTACTCCTTCCGGCCGTTCAACAGGCACGAGAGGCAGCAAGACGTTCAAACTGCAAAAACAATTTGAAACAAATCGGACTGGCACTCCACAACTACCACGAAACATTCAGCATCTTCCCCCCCGGTTATGTTGGAACCGGTGCCAGCGCACAGAACCCGAATCTGATTGCCTGGTCAACCATGATTCTGCCTTTCATCGACCAAGCGAACCTGTACAACCAGATCAGCTCCAGCATGTTCCATAATCCTGGTACAGGCGGCTGGTTAAACATTGCCAATGTCACCCCGGCAGTCCCTGCAACCACACAGGCACAGACTGTCATCCCCTTTTACAACTGCCCTTCCGACCCCATGGGTGGTCGCAACGCAGATCGTAAAAGTGTGACCAACAACTATGAGTGGGGCAAATCAAATTACCCTGCAGTCAGAAATTCAATTTACTGGAACACGACTCCTTCGACACCCGTTGCTGTCACCGTCCAGGCCAGCTTCGGTAACAGCGACAAAAGAGTCCGTTTCCGTGACATGACCGATGGCACAAGTAACATCATCATGGTTGGTGAACGAGCAACTTTGGATTCCCCCGCTCCTGCATCAATCAATCGGTATGGTGCCATTTGGATCGGTTTTCAGGTTGATGCCAACTCTCTAACGGGTACCGCATCTAGTGGAGAAACCTCGACTCCTGGCCCCTCAACGAATGAACTGATCAACCAGTCGAGCCCCAATGCATTCAGCAGCCCGCACGTTGGTGGATGCCACTTCCTGATGGGTGATGGAAAAGTTCGTTTCATCAGCGAAAACATCAACGGCGACACCTACACTTGGCTTGCCGGGATCAATGATGGTCGTGTCATTGGTGAATTCTAA